A window of Corallococcus macrosporus DSM 14697 contains these coding sequences:
- the glp gene encoding gephyrin-like molybdotransferase Glp, protein MNDSATLRPEEDARSQILALCAPLPSEWLPLDDALGRVLAEDVTAQRTLPPWDNSAMDGYAVRSADLGGPLPVRLDVGETLYAGGTPQRPLVAGVCARIMTGAPLPEGADAVVMRERTRPAVRGGADQVDVLEAARPGQFVRPRGEDAREGQLLLARGTPLGIPELGLLWAQGRQAVPVARAPRVAILSTGDELCHADEPPNGRIVDTNAPSLALAVRRAGGVPTLLGIARDTRDAVAAALSGLEGFDVVLTSAGVSVGERDYVKEVLAALGVEQHFWRVAIKPGKPLLVGRRGATLFFGLPGNPTSSLVTFELFVRPALRRLLGHSQVAPGRVPGRLEGRLTKPAGLAHFVRVTAAWREGNLWARPLATQTSGVLRSATAATHLLHFPREASSLSEGDTVELLPLSWVA, encoded by the coding sequence ATGAACGACTCCGCCACATTGCGACCGGAGGAAGATGCCCGGTCGCAGATCCTGGCCCTGTGCGCGCCCCTCCCCTCCGAGTGGCTCCCCCTGGATGACGCCCTGGGGCGGGTGCTCGCCGAGGACGTGACGGCGCAGCGCACGCTCCCCCCCTGGGACAACTCGGCCATGGACGGCTACGCGGTGCGCAGCGCCGACCTGGGCGGCCCCCTGCCCGTCCGGCTCGACGTCGGGGAGACCCTCTACGCCGGCGGGACGCCGCAGCGCCCCCTGGTGGCCGGCGTGTGCGCCCGCATCATGACGGGCGCCCCGCTCCCGGAGGGCGCGGACGCGGTGGTGATGCGCGAGCGCACCCGGCCGGCCGTACGGGGCGGCGCGGATCAGGTCGACGTGCTGGAGGCGGCAAGGCCGGGCCAGTTCGTCCGGCCCCGGGGCGAGGATGCCCGGGAAGGGCAGTTGCTGCTGGCGCGCGGCACCCCGCTGGGCATCCCCGAGCTGGGCCTGCTCTGGGCCCAGGGCCGGCAGGCCGTGCCCGTGGCTCGCGCGCCGAGGGTGGCCATCCTCTCCACCGGCGATGAGCTGTGCCACGCGGACGAGCCTCCCAACGGCCGCATCGTGGACACCAACGCCCCGTCACTGGCGCTGGCCGTCCGCCGCGCGGGCGGCGTCCCCACGTTGCTGGGCATCGCCCGGGATACGCGGGACGCGGTGGCGGCCGCGCTGTCCGGGCTGGAGGGGTTCGACGTGGTCCTCACCAGCGCTGGCGTGTCCGTGGGTGAGCGCGACTACGTGAAGGAGGTCCTGGCCGCGCTGGGCGTGGAGCAGCACTTCTGGCGCGTCGCCATCAAGCCGGGAAAGCCGCTGCTCGTGGGCCGGCGCGGGGCCACGCTGTTCTTCGGACTTCCGGGCAATCCCACGTCATCCCTGGTGACCTTCGAGCTCTTCGTGCGCCCTGCCCTTCGCCGGCTGCTCGGGCACTCGCAGGTGGCGCCCGGACGCGTGCCCGGTCGCCTGGAGGGCCGGCTCACCAAGCCCGCGGGGCTGGCCCACTTCGTCCGCGTCACGGCCGCCTGGCGAGAAGGCAACCTGTGGGCCCGTCCGCTGGCGACACAAACGTCCGGTGTCCTGCGTTCAGCCACGGCGGCCACCCACCTGCTGCACTTCCCCCGCGAAGCCAGCAGCTTGTCGGAGGGGGACACGGTAGAACTGCTCCCGCTCTCATGGGTGGCCTGA